The Punica granatum isolate Tunisia-2019 chromosome 4, ASM765513v2, whole genome shotgun sequence genome has a window encoding:
- the LOC116203654 gene encoding uncharacterized protein LOC116203654 isoform X1 encodes MSTASLVSSLSDSLRQVPPVAVPPLLDCVLASTGASPSSLFASLLTSFPLLTEGDQRDGQKWDAAGCNRIGSFVRALCHLLKQLGTNHDALESYIWKIFIPLMKRVHSFDREMLNQIAESFFDVVGDTNAWRIVEVTLVPFLLRSIGMSIGMVCNSQLDVFEWGSFTGQSRSFMNCPVIENTEMVSSSGSVLVPTSCHILAQILDAVLESEKLGPGSDKMFKNGYGVEKFAGKLLWELCLMSERLLLHSPQQRSCAINLLLPTIFRAYLSQPRFEISLPGQTHIFSRKLFTEKIWKCCKTLFSLGNVERRDAYCVLSLCLSFSPHEEEYDHADTSNHAREFDIRDDKELWDEIKRGLVDKESLVRKQSLHILKMALGISEGNQTQCDLSGTESREKHSDTRVMTKREIWAEKEARSLGIERVSNSIDINLNTQQSWEAFILLYEMLEEYGTHLVEAAWTHQIFSLLNFCSSHDKCGSCSSEGINQHLPVSGEFSNWLSILWDRGFHHDNPQVRCLILESFVGIEWNNFGSCVKALPESFVLGPLMQGLNDPIHHEDFGTKGVYSSKAIEGASRFLHQYTCHLGNRQKQIAFLTELASITKRQSFGRAGLMALSECITSVARRIRIDNDIEAEILKKTFPHKLQVKQSTVCSPLSDMTDLLDALRYVVESCKQHFNPNYRRQVCDKILEAASSVVCSFSAPLQILIHFIGSFPREFTVYGGSLRSKFHAWLLGCRKEQCSNNCCSYELKLLTSLIEFPGKFIRFQNSVGVSFTFDDEDLAAWESEAKRWAMVLFLVAEEECYLEPLLTFIQNHCTIFNQESIDEGVPVKYIIFILSLLLELQEMRERGFKFGNSFGVKSEHGSLVDALNPLEASGINGKFLCIFTRVLKNLVAYANVSCSIFWSSFTMKDAQLPGSVKGKLGGPSQRRLSTSLTTVVLQAIMSVKAVASISLWCAEMRCDVSLDFSFNFLWDFLWRTISSSISDSEMGAELHLAAYEALTPALRTLVSAFSQLASDLVWEKDKSMTQKPEGKPQLDSLVFTFLQNVNDLLAIKYLARTRRAVLMNWKWHCLESLLSIHFIAQKNGIQVKGNKFFFSDAAVRLIFSELVESLENAGEDSVLPILRSVRLVLELFASGRSGSVVSSRVHMDTQMMWQLVRSSWILHASCNKRRVAAISALLSSVLHPSVFSDESMHISESAFGPLKWFVEMVLEEGTKSPRTIRLVALHLTGLWLSCPRILKCYIKELKLLSLYGSVAFDEDFEAELSENRDAKNEVSVLAKIPEPELTEVFINTELYARVSVAILISKLANLAERVGSANENEDCIAALEAGKLFLLELLDSAVNEKDLAKELYKKYSAIHRRKIRVWQMICVLTPFVREDIVEQVTHSLHIALYRNNLPAVRQYLETFAINVYLKFPSLVRKQLVPILRDYGARPQALSSYVFISANVILHASESVQSMHLDDLLPPIIPLLTSHHHSLRGFTQLLLYKVLCKFFPPISFGALESTTLEKKSFEDLKEYLAKNSDCARLRASMEGYLDAYNPYLSATPTGIFVNRVEELEFECVPTSLMDHVLNFLNDVREDLRCSMARDVVTIKNEGLRIDEQHDSQEASSLPNGSNSQPAEYASMDFQKKFTLSKHEKQDDGLSSFMGLNETLKQLLETEKEDQLVDQLLQSRLVTLDRIRSSRQNIILVASLIDRIPNLAGLARTCEVFKASGLAISDATILRDKQFQLISVTAEKWVPIMEVPVKSLKGFLEKKKREGFSILGLEQTANSVPLDQYTFPKKTVLILGREKEGIPVEIIHILDACIEIPQLGVVRSLNVHVSGAIALWEYTRQQRS; translated from the exons ATGTCCACGGCCTCTCTTGTCTCCTCGCTCTCCGACAGCCTCCGGCAGGTCCCTCCGGTTGCTGTCCCGCCGTTGCTGGACTGTGTTCTAGCATCAACTGGGGCATCTCCTTCCTCACTGTTCGCCTCCCTCCTCACTTCTTTTCCTCTCCTCACTGAG GGTGATCAAAGGGATGGCCAGAAATGGGATGCTGCAGGATGCAACCGTATTGGGTCATTTGTTCGGGCACTTTGCCATCTTCTAAAACAACTTG GGACCAATCATGATGCTTTGGAATCTTATATctggaaaattttcattccaCTGATGAAGAGGGTTCATTCTTTTGACCGCGAAATGTTGAACCAA ATTGCAGAATCATTTTTCGATGTTGTTGGGGATACTAATGCCTGGAGGATCGTGGAGGTCACCTTGGTCCCATTTCTTCTGAGATCTATTGGCATGTCCATTGGGATGGTTTGTAATTCACAATTGGATGTCTTTGAATGGGGCTCATTCACTGGCCAATCCAGGAGCTTTATGAATTGTCCAGTAATTGAGAACACGGAAATGGTGTCCTCCTCTGGCTCCGTACTGGTACCGACATCATGCCATATATTAGCCCAAATTTTGGATGCTGTTCTTGAAAGTGAGAAACTTGGTCCAGGGTCTGACAAGATGTTTAAAAATGGGTATGGAGTAGAAAAGTTTGCAGGGAAGTTACTTTGGGAGCTCTGCCTTATGTCTGAACGATTGCTTCTGCATAGTCCTCAGCAGCGGTCCTGTGCTATCAACCTTCTTCTCCCAACCATTTTTAGAGCTTACTTATCTCAACCCCGCTTTGAAATCTCACTTCCAGGCCAGACACATATATTTTCCCG GAAGCTTTTCACTGAAAAGATTTGGAAGTGTTGCAAAACATTGTTTTCTCTAGGAAATGTAGAGAGAAGGGATGCATACTGTGTACTCTCGCTGTGCTTATCCTTTTCTCCACATGAAGAAGAATATGATCATGCAGACACAAGCAACCATGCTAGGGAGTTTGATATTAGAGATGATAAAGAATTATGGGATGAAATCAAGAGGGGTCTG GTTGATAAGGAAAGCCTTGTGAGAAAGCAATCACTGCATATACTGAAGATGGCGCTTGGCATCAGCGAAGGAAACCAAACTCAGTGTGATCTATCCGGCACTGAATCAAGAGAAAAACATTCAGATACTCGTGTCATGACAAAGAGAGAGATTTGGGCTGAAAAGGAAGCGAGATCGCTTGGCATAGAGAGGGTGAGCAACTCAATCGATATCAACCTAAACACCCAGCAGTCATGGGAGGCATTCATACTTCTGTACGAAATGCTCGAAGAATACGGGACGCACTTGGTAGAAGCAGCTTGGACTCATCAG ATATTTTCCTTGCTAAATTTTTGCAGTTCACATGATAAGTGTGGGAGCTGTAGCTCTGAAGGTATTAATCAACATCTTCCAGTGTCTGGTGAATTTTCCAACTGGTTATCAATCTTATGGGACCGGGGCTTTCATCACGACAATCCTCAAG TTAGATGCCTTATCTTGGAATCATTTGTTGGGATTGAATGGAACAACTTTGGAAGCTGTGTAAAAGCATTGCCTGAGTCTTTTGTCCTCGGTCCACTTATGCAAGGGTTGAACGATCCCATCCATCATGAAGATTTTG GCACGAAAGGAGTTTATTCTTCAAAGGCAATTGAAGGTGCATCTCGGTTTTTACACCAATATACTTGTCATCTAGGCAACAG GCAAAAACAGATAGCGTTTTTGACTGAGCTTGCTTCCATTACCAAGCGCCAGTCTTTTGGTAGAGCTGGATTAATGGCCCTTTCGGAATGCATTACTTCAGTGGCTCGTCGAATCAGAATCGACAATGACATTGAAGCAGAGATATTGAAAAAAACTTTTCCTCATAAGCTTCAAGTGAAGCAGTCTACAGTTTGTTCACCCCTCAGTGATATGACGGATCTATTGGATGCCCTCCGATACGTTGTTGAAAGCTGCAAACAACATTTTAATCCTAATTACCGCCGTCAAG TTTGTGACAAGATATTGGAGGCTGCTTCTTCTGTGGTTTGTTCATTTTCTGCGCCTCTTCAGATTCTTATACATTTCATCGGCTCTTTTCCTCGGGAATTTACAGTTTATGGTG GTTCTTTACGATCCAAATTCCATGCATGGCTATTGGGTTGTCGCAAGGAGCAATGTAGTAACAACTGCTGCAGTTATGAATTGAAGCTTTTGACCAGCCTTATAGAATTTCCTGGAAAATTCATACGTTTTCAGAATTCTGTTGGGGTTTCTTTTACATTTGATGATGAGGATTTGGCAGCCTGGGAGTCTGAAGCAAAAAGATGGGCTATGGTTCTTTTTCTTGTTGCAGAGGAGGAATGTTATTTAGAGCCACTTTTGACG TTTATCCAAAATCATTGCACTATCTTCAACCAAGAGAGTATTGATGAAGGGGTACCTGTGAAGTATATCATCTTCATATTGAGCTTGCTTCTGGAGCTTCAAGAGATGCGTGAGAGAGGTTTCAAATTTGGTAACAGTTTTGGAGTAAAGTCAGAACATGGTTCTCTTGTGGATGCTTTAAATCCTTTGGAAGCTTCCGGTATCAATGGGAAGTTTCTGTGCATATTTACTCGTGTCCTG AAGAATTTGGTTGCATATGCCAATGTATCATGTTCAATATTCTGGTCAAGCTTTACAATGAAAGATGCACAATTGCCTGGTTCTGTAAAGGGAAAGCTTGGAGGACCTAGTCAACGGCGCTTATCAACGTCTCTCACTACAGTTGTGCTGCAAGCT ATAATGTCCGTGAAGGCTGTTGCCTCAATCTCTTTATGGTGTGCGGAGATGAGATGTGACGTATCACTTGATTTCTCTTTCAACTTTTTGTGGGATTTCTTATGGAGAACTATTTCTTCTTCTATCTCTGATTCAGAG ATGGGGGCAGAACTTCATCTTGCAGCATATGAAGCTTTGACTCCAGCTCTGAGAACTTTGGTCTCGGCCTTCTCTCAATTAGCTTCAGATCTCGTGTGGGAAAAGGATAAATCTATGACACAGAAACCAGAAGGCAAACCCCAGTTGGATTCCCtagtctttacttttctccaAAATGTCAATGATCTTCTGGCAATAAAGTACCTGGCACGAACTCGACGGGCAGTTTTGATGAATTGGAAG TGGCATTGCCTAGAGTCTCTGTTGTCAATTCATTTCATCGCTCAAAAGAATGGGATACAAGTTAAGGGCAACAAATTTTTCTTCTCGGATGCTGCTGTCAGATTGATTTTCAGCGAGCTTGTTGAGAG CCTTGAAAATGCTGGGGAGGATTCCGTTCTACCCATTCTGAGATCAGTCAGATTGGTTTTGGAGCTCTTTGCTTCAGGGAGGTCGGGATCAGTTGTTTCCTCACGTGTTCATATGGATACTCAG ATGATGTGGCAGCTGGTTCGTTCCTCTTGGATCCTGCATGCAAGCTGCAACAAGAGGAGAGTAGCGGCTATTTCTGCACTGTTATCATCTGTTCTGCATCCTTCTGTGTTCAGTGATGAGAGCATGCATATTAGCGAAAGTGCATTTGGGCCCCTCAAATGG TTTGTTGAAATGGTTCTCGAGGAAGGTACGAAAAGTCCGCGAACGATTCGTCTAGTTGCATTGCATTTAACAGGACTGTGGCTTTCATGTCCAAGAATCTTGAAGTGCTACATTAAAGAGCTGAAGCTTTTGTCACTCTATGGTTCTG TTGCATTTGATGAGGATTTTGAAGCTGAATTATCTGAGAATCGCGATGCGAAGAATGAAGTATCTGTACTAGCAAAGATCCCTGAACCTGAATTAACTGAA GTTTTTATAAATACGGAGTTGTATGCACGTGTCTCCGTCGCTATCCTGATTAGTAAGCTCGCCAACCTGGCCGAAAGGGTGGGATCTGCCAATGAGAATGAAGATTGTATTGCTGCACTTGAAGCTGGAAAATTGTTTCTATTAGAGCTTCTTGATTCCGCG GTAAATGAAAAGGATCTTGCGAAGGAGTTGTACAAGAAGTACAGCGCg ATACACAGGCGCAAAATACGTGTTTGGCAGATGATATGCGTCTTGACCCCATTTGTTCGTGAAGATATAGTGGAGCAAGTTACCCATAGCTTGCACATAGCCCTATAT CGAAATAACTTACCTGCCGTTCGCCAATACCTAGAAACATTTGCAATCAATGTTTACTTGAAGTTCCCATCATTG GTGAGGAAGCAGTTAGTTCCCATCTTACGAGATTATGGTGCGAGGCCTCAG GCACTCTCCTCCTATGTATTCATATCAGCAAATGTGATTCTACATGCATCTGAATCGGTCCAGTCCATGCATTTGGATGATTTACTTCCTCCTATCATTCCACTTTTGACCTCACATCACCACAGTCTACGCGGATTTACTCAG TTACTGTTATATAAAGTATTATGCAAATTTTTCCCTCCAATAAGCTTTGGAGCCTTAGAAAGTACAACTCTAGAGAAGAAGTCCTTCGAGGATTTGAAGGAGTACCTGGCCAAGAATTCTGATTGCGCACG TTTACGGGCATCAATGGAAGGTTACCTCGATGCTTACAACCCTTATCTCTCAGCTACTCCAACAGGAATTTTTGTCAATCGGGTTGAG GAGCTCGAATTTGAATGTGTCCCGACATCCCTCATGGATCACGTGCTCAACTTTTTAAAC GATGTGAGGGAAGATCTTAGATGTTCAATGGCAAGGGATGTAGTGACCATCAAGAATGAGGGCTTAAGGATTGATGAACAACATGACTCCCAAGAAGCATCTTCTCTTCCCAATGGCAGTAACTCCCAGCCAGCTGAATATGCTTCCATGGACTTTCAGAAAAAGTTTACTCTTTCAAAACATGAGAAGCAAGATGATGGACTTAGCTCCTTCATGGGTCTCAATGAAACCTTAAAACAACTCTTAG AGACGGAGAAGGAGGATCAGCTCGTGGACCAGCTATTGCAGTCAAGACTCGTGACATTAGATAGAATCAGATCCAGTAGGCAGAATATTATCCTAGTGGCATCTCTAATAGATCGAATCCCCAATCTTGCTGGACTTGCACGGACTTGTGAG GTGTTTAAGGCTTCTGGGTTAGCTATTTCTGATGCTACTATATTACGTGACAAGCAATTCCAACTCATCAG CGTGACAGCGGAGAAGTGGGTTCCAATAATGGAAGTACCTGTAAAAAGCTTGAAGGgtttcttggagaagaagaagcgtGAAGGCTTTTCGATACTAGGATTAGAGCAGACAGCTAATAGTGTTCCTCTTGATCAGTATACGTTCCCGAAGAAGACG GTTCTCATCCTAGGACGTGAAAAGGAGGGAATACCGGTGGAAATAATCCATATACTCGACGCTTGCATTGAAATTCCGCAGCTGGGAGTTGTTCGATCGCTGAATGTTCACGTTAGTGGAGCCATTGCTCTCTGGGAGTATACTCGACAGCAGAGATCCTGA
- the LOC116203654 gene encoding uncharacterized protein LOC116203654 isoform X2: MSTASLVSSLSDSLRQVPPVAVPPLLDCVLASTGASPSSLFASLLTSFPLLTEGDQRDGQKWDAAGCNRIGSFVRALCHLLKQLGTNHDALESYIWKIFIPLMKRVHSFDREMLNQIAESFFDVVGDTNAWRIVEVTLVPFLLRSIGMSIGMVCNSQLDVFEWGSFTGQSRSFMNCPVIENTEMVSSSGSVLVPTSCHILAQILDAVLESEKLGPGSDKMFKNGKLFTEKIWKCCKTLFSLGNVERRDAYCVLSLCLSFSPHEEEYDHADTSNHAREFDIRDDKELWDEIKRGLVDKESLVRKQSLHILKMALGISEGNQTQCDLSGTESREKHSDTRVMTKREIWAEKEARSLGIERVSNSIDINLNTQQSWEAFILLYEMLEEYGTHLVEAAWTHQIFSLLNFCSSHDKCGSCSSEGINQHLPVSGEFSNWLSILWDRGFHHDNPQVRCLILESFVGIEWNNFGSCVKALPESFVLGPLMQGLNDPIHHEDFGTKGVYSSKAIEGASRFLHQYTCHLGNRQKQIAFLTELASITKRQSFGRAGLMALSECITSVARRIRIDNDIEAEILKKTFPHKLQVKQSTVCSPLSDMTDLLDALRYVVESCKQHFNPNYRRQVCDKILEAASSVVCSFSAPLQILIHFIGSFPREFTVYGGSLRSKFHAWLLGCRKEQCSNNCCSYELKLLTSLIEFPGKFIRFQNSVGVSFTFDDEDLAAWESEAKRWAMVLFLVAEEECYLEPLLTFIQNHCTIFNQESIDEGVPVKYIIFILSLLLELQEMRERGFKFGNSFGVKSEHGSLVDALNPLEASGINGKFLCIFTRVLKNLVAYANVSCSIFWSSFTMKDAQLPGSVKGKLGGPSQRRLSTSLTTVVLQAIMSVKAVASISLWCAEMRCDVSLDFSFNFLWDFLWRTISSSISDSEMGAELHLAAYEALTPALRTLVSAFSQLASDLVWEKDKSMTQKPEGKPQLDSLVFTFLQNVNDLLAIKYLARTRRAVLMNWKWHCLESLLSIHFIAQKNGIQVKGNKFFFSDAAVRLIFSELVESLENAGEDSVLPILRSVRLVLELFASGRSGSVVSSRVHMDTQMMWQLVRSSWILHASCNKRRVAAISALLSSVLHPSVFSDESMHISESAFGPLKWFVEMVLEEGTKSPRTIRLVALHLTGLWLSCPRILKCYIKELKLLSLYGSVAFDEDFEAELSENRDAKNEVSVLAKIPEPELTEVFINTELYARVSVAILISKLANLAERVGSANENEDCIAALEAGKLFLLELLDSAVNEKDLAKELYKKYSAIHRRKIRVWQMICVLTPFVREDIVEQVTHSLHIALYRNNLPAVRQYLETFAINVYLKFPSLVRKQLVPILRDYGARPQALSSYVFISANVILHASESVQSMHLDDLLPPIIPLLTSHHHSLRGFTQLLLYKVLCKFFPPISFGALESTTLEKKSFEDLKEYLAKNSDCARLRASMEGYLDAYNPYLSATPTGIFVNRVEELEFECVPTSLMDHVLNFLNDVREDLRCSMARDVVTIKNEGLRIDEQHDSQEASSLPNGSNSQPAEYASMDFQKKFTLSKHEKQDDGLSSFMGLNETLKQLLETEKEDQLVDQLLQSRLVTLDRIRSSRQNIILVASLIDRIPNLAGLARTCEVFKASGLAISDATILRDKQFQLISVTAEKWVPIMEVPVKSLKGFLEKKKREGFSILGLEQTANSVPLDQYTFPKKTVLILGREKEGIPVEIIHILDACIEIPQLGVVRSLNVHVSGAIALWEYTRQQRS; the protein is encoded by the exons ATGTCCACGGCCTCTCTTGTCTCCTCGCTCTCCGACAGCCTCCGGCAGGTCCCTCCGGTTGCTGTCCCGCCGTTGCTGGACTGTGTTCTAGCATCAACTGGGGCATCTCCTTCCTCACTGTTCGCCTCCCTCCTCACTTCTTTTCCTCTCCTCACTGAG GGTGATCAAAGGGATGGCCAGAAATGGGATGCTGCAGGATGCAACCGTATTGGGTCATTTGTTCGGGCACTTTGCCATCTTCTAAAACAACTTG GGACCAATCATGATGCTTTGGAATCTTATATctggaaaattttcattccaCTGATGAAGAGGGTTCATTCTTTTGACCGCGAAATGTTGAACCAA ATTGCAGAATCATTTTTCGATGTTGTTGGGGATACTAATGCCTGGAGGATCGTGGAGGTCACCTTGGTCCCATTTCTTCTGAGATCTATTGGCATGTCCATTGGGATGGTTTGTAATTCACAATTGGATGTCTTTGAATGGGGCTCATTCACTGGCCAATCCAGGAGCTTTATGAATTGTCCAGTAATTGAGAACACGGAAATGGTGTCCTCCTCTGGCTCCGTACTGGTACCGACATCATGCCATATATTAGCCCAAATTTTGGATGCTGTTCTTGAAAGTGAGAAACTTGGTCCAGGGTCTGACAAGATGTTTAAAAATGG GAAGCTTTTCACTGAAAAGATTTGGAAGTGTTGCAAAACATTGTTTTCTCTAGGAAATGTAGAGAGAAGGGATGCATACTGTGTACTCTCGCTGTGCTTATCCTTTTCTCCACATGAAGAAGAATATGATCATGCAGACACAAGCAACCATGCTAGGGAGTTTGATATTAGAGATGATAAAGAATTATGGGATGAAATCAAGAGGGGTCTG GTTGATAAGGAAAGCCTTGTGAGAAAGCAATCACTGCATATACTGAAGATGGCGCTTGGCATCAGCGAAGGAAACCAAACTCAGTGTGATCTATCCGGCACTGAATCAAGAGAAAAACATTCAGATACTCGTGTCATGACAAAGAGAGAGATTTGGGCTGAAAAGGAAGCGAGATCGCTTGGCATAGAGAGGGTGAGCAACTCAATCGATATCAACCTAAACACCCAGCAGTCATGGGAGGCATTCATACTTCTGTACGAAATGCTCGAAGAATACGGGACGCACTTGGTAGAAGCAGCTTGGACTCATCAG ATATTTTCCTTGCTAAATTTTTGCAGTTCACATGATAAGTGTGGGAGCTGTAGCTCTGAAGGTATTAATCAACATCTTCCAGTGTCTGGTGAATTTTCCAACTGGTTATCAATCTTATGGGACCGGGGCTTTCATCACGACAATCCTCAAG TTAGATGCCTTATCTTGGAATCATTTGTTGGGATTGAATGGAACAACTTTGGAAGCTGTGTAAAAGCATTGCCTGAGTCTTTTGTCCTCGGTCCACTTATGCAAGGGTTGAACGATCCCATCCATCATGAAGATTTTG GCACGAAAGGAGTTTATTCTTCAAAGGCAATTGAAGGTGCATCTCGGTTTTTACACCAATATACTTGTCATCTAGGCAACAG GCAAAAACAGATAGCGTTTTTGACTGAGCTTGCTTCCATTACCAAGCGCCAGTCTTTTGGTAGAGCTGGATTAATGGCCCTTTCGGAATGCATTACTTCAGTGGCTCGTCGAATCAGAATCGACAATGACATTGAAGCAGAGATATTGAAAAAAACTTTTCCTCATAAGCTTCAAGTGAAGCAGTCTACAGTTTGTTCACCCCTCAGTGATATGACGGATCTATTGGATGCCCTCCGATACGTTGTTGAAAGCTGCAAACAACATTTTAATCCTAATTACCGCCGTCAAG TTTGTGACAAGATATTGGAGGCTGCTTCTTCTGTGGTTTGTTCATTTTCTGCGCCTCTTCAGATTCTTATACATTTCATCGGCTCTTTTCCTCGGGAATTTACAGTTTATGGTG GTTCTTTACGATCCAAATTCCATGCATGGCTATTGGGTTGTCGCAAGGAGCAATGTAGTAACAACTGCTGCAGTTATGAATTGAAGCTTTTGACCAGCCTTATAGAATTTCCTGGAAAATTCATACGTTTTCAGAATTCTGTTGGGGTTTCTTTTACATTTGATGATGAGGATTTGGCAGCCTGGGAGTCTGAAGCAAAAAGATGGGCTATGGTTCTTTTTCTTGTTGCAGAGGAGGAATGTTATTTAGAGCCACTTTTGACG TTTATCCAAAATCATTGCACTATCTTCAACCAAGAGAGTATTGATGAAGGGGTACCTGTGAAGTATATCATCTTCATATTGAGCTTGCTTCTGGAGCTTCAAGAGATGCGTGAGAGAGGTTTCAAATTTGGTAACAGTTTTGGAGTAAAGTCAGAACATGGTTCTCTTGTGGATGCTTTAAATCCTTTGGAAGCTTCCGGTATCAATGGGAAGTTTCTGTGCATATTTACTCGTGTCCTG AAGAATTTGGTTGCATATGCCAATGTATCATGTTCAATATTCTGGTCAAGCTTTACAATGAAAGATGCACAATTGCCTGGTTCTGTAAAGGGAAAGCTTGGAGGACCTAGTCAACGGCGCTTATCAACGTCTCTCACTACAGTTGTGCTGCAAGCT ATAATGTCCGTGAAGGCTGTTGCCTCAATCTCTTTATGGTGTGCGGAGATGAGATGTGACGTATCACTTGATTTCTCTTTCAACTTTTTGTGGGATTTCTTATGGAGAACTATTTCTTCTTCTATCTCTGATTCAGAG ATGGGGGCAGAACTTCATCTTGCAGCATATGAAGCTTTGACTCCAGCTCTGAGAACTTTGGTCTCGGCCTTCTCTCAATTAGCTTCAGATCTCGTGTGGGAAAAGGATAAATCTATGACACAGAAACCAGAAGGCAAACCCCAGTTGGATTCCCtagtctttacttttctccaAAATGTCAATGATCTTCTGGCAATAAAGTACCTGGCACGAACTCGACGGGCAGTTTTGATGAATTGGAAG TGGCATTGCCTAGAGTCTCTGTTGTCAATTCATTTCATCGCTCAAAAGAATGGGATACAAGTTAAGGGCAACAAATTTTTCTTCTCGGATGCTGCTGTCAGATTGATTTTCAGCGAGCTTGTTGAGAG CCTTGAAAATGCTGGGGAGGATTCCGTTCTACCCATTCTGAGATCAGTCAGATTGGTTTTGGAGCTCTTTGCTTCAGGGAGGTCGGGATCAGTTGTTTCCTCACGTGTTCATATGGATACTCAG ATGATGTGGCAGCTGGTTCGTTCCTCTTGGATCCTGCATGCAAGCTGCAACAAGAGGAGAGTAGCGGCTATTTCTGCACTGTTATCATCTGTTCTGCATCCTTCTGTGTTCAGTGATGAGAGCATGCATATTAGCGAAAGTGCATTTGGGCCCCTCAAATGG TTTGTTGAAATGGTTCTCGAGGAAGGTACGAAAAGTCCGCGAACGATTCGTCTAGTTGCATTGCATTTAACAGGACTGTGGCTTTCATGTCCAAGAATCTTGAAGTGCTACATTAAAGAGCTGAAGCTTTTGTCACTCTATGGTTCTG TTGCATTTGATGAGGATTTTGAAGCTGAATTATCTGAGAATCGCGATGCGAAGAATGAAGTATCTGTACTAGCAAAGATCCCTGAACCTGAATTAACTGAA GTTTTTATAAATACGGAGTTGTATGCACGTGTCTCCGTCGCTATCCTGATTAGTAAGCTCGCCAACCTGGCCGAAAGGGTGGGATCTGCCAATGAGAATGAAGATTGTATTGCTGCACTTGAAGCTGGAAAATTGTTTCTATTAGAGCTTCTTGATTCCGCG GTAAATGAAAAGGATCTTGCGAAGGAGTTGTACAAGAAGTACAGCGCg ATACACAGGCGCAAAATACGTGTTTGGCAGATGATATGCGTCTTGACCCCATTTGTTCGTGAAGATATAGTGGAGCAAGTTACCCATAGCTTGCACATAGCCCTATAT CGAAATAACTTACCTGCCGTTCGCCAATACCTAGAAACATTTGCAATCAATGTTTACTTGAAGTTCCCATCATTG GTGAGGAAGCAGTTAGTTCCCATCTTACGAGATTATGGTGCGAGGCCTCAG GCACTCTCCTCCTATGTATTCATATCAGCAAATGTGATTCTACATGCATCTGAATCGGTCCAGTCCATGCATTTGGATGATTTACTTCCTCCTATCATTCCACTTTTGACCTCACATCACCACAGTCTACGCGGATTTACTCAG TTACTGTTATATAAAGTATTATGCAAATTTTTCCCTCCAATAAGCTTTGGAGCCTTAGAAAGTACAACTCTAGAGAAGAAGTCCTTCGAGGATTTGAAGGAGTACCTGGCCAAGAATTCTGATTGCGCACG TTTACGGGCATCAATGGAAGGTTACCTCGATGCTTACAACCCTTATCTCTCAGCTACTCCAACAGGAATTTTTGTCAATCGGGTTGAG GAGCTCGAATTTGAATGTGTCCCGACATCCCTCATGGATCACGTGCTCAACTTTTTAAAC GATGTGAGGGAAGATCTTAGATGTTCAATGGCAAGGGATGTAGTGACCATCAAGAATGAGGGCTTAAGGATTGATGAACAACATGACTCCCAAGAAGCATCTTCTCTTCCCAATGGCAGTAACTCCCAGCCAGCTGAATATGCTTCCATGGACTTTCAGAAAAAGTTTACTCTTTCAAAACATGAGAAGCAAGATGATGGACTTAGCTCCTTCATGGGTCTCAATGAAACCTTAAAACAACTCTTAG AGACGGAGAAGGAGGATCAGCTCGTGGACCAGCTATTGCAGTCAAGACTCGTGACATTAGATAGAATCAGATCCAGTAGGCAGAATATTATCCTAGTGGCATCTCTAATAGATCGAATCCCCAATCTTGCTGGACTTGCACGGACTTGTGAG GTGTTTAAGGCTTCTGGGTTAGCTATTTCTGATGCTACTATATTACGTGACAAGCAATTCCAACTCATCAG CGTGACAGCGGAGAAGTGGGTTCCAATAATGGAAGTACCTGTAAAAAGCTTGAAGGgtttcttggagaagaagaagcgtGAAGGCTTTTCGATACTAGGATTAGAGCAGACAGCTAATAGTGTTCCTCTTGATCAGTATACGTTCCCGAAGAAGACG GTTCTCATCCTAGGACGTGAAAAGGAGGGAATACCGGTGGAAATAATCCATATACTCGACGCTTGCATTGAAATTCCGCAGCTGGGAGTTGTTCGATCGCTGAATGTTCACGTTAGTGGAGCCATTGCTCTCTGGGAGTATACTCGACAGCAGAGATCCTGA